The proteins below are encoded in one region of Triticum aestivum cultivar Chinese Spring chromosome 1B, IWGSC CS RefSeq v2.1, whole genome shotgun sequence:
- the LOC123132012 gene encoding chitinase 2-like, which translates to MSPPRAPRSLGIATAATAILAVLAAALATTARAQTCGSQAGGARCPNCLCCSRFGFCGSGSDWCGAGCQSQCSGCPAPGGQGVASIVPRDLFERLLLHRNDAACLARGFYTYDAFLAAAAAFPAFAGTSEGLSVETRKREVAAFLGQTSHETTGGWPSAPDGPFSWGYCFKQERDPPSDYCQPRPEWPCAPGRRYYGRGPMQLSFNYNYGPAGRAIGVDLLNNPDLVAADPVVAFKTALWFWMTPQANKPSSHAVITGRWTPTGADNAAGRVPGYGVITNIINGGLECGRGQDPRVVDRIGFYKRYCDVLGVGYGSNLDCNSQRPFTSGASAGLAAQ; encoded by the coding sequence ATGTCGCCACCGAGAGCTCCTCGGAGTCTAGGTATAGCCACGGCGGCGACGGCTATTCTGGCCGTCCTGGCAGCGGCGCTCGCCACGACCGCTCGTGCCCAGACCTGCGGCTCGCAGGCTGGCGGCGCGAGGTGCCCCAACTGCCTCTGCTGCAGCCGTTTCGGGTTCTGTGGCAGCGGCTCTGACTGGTGCGGAGCCGGCTGCCAGAGCCAGTGCAGCGGCTGCCCCGCTCCCGGCGGCCAGGGCGTGGCGTCCATCGTGCCCAGGGACCTCTTCGAGCGGCTCCTCCTCCACCGCAACGACGCGGCGTGCCTGGCCCGCGGGTTCTACACCTACGATGCGTTCCTCGCCGCGGCCGCCGCGTTCCCGGCCTTCGCCGGCACGTCCGAGGGGCTGAGCGTCGAGACGCGGAAGCGTGAGGTGGCCGCCTTCCTGGGCCAGACCTCCCACGAGACCACCGGCGGGTGGCCGTCCGCGCCCGACGGCCCCTTCTCGTGGGGCTACTGCTTCAAGCAGGAGCGCGACCCGCCGTCCGACTACTGCCAGCCGAGGCCGGAGTGGCCGTGCGCGCCCGGCAGGCGGTACTACGGCCGCGGCCCCATGCAGCTCTCCTTCAACTACAACTACGGGCCGGCGGGGCGCGCGATCGGCGTCGACCTGCTCAACAACCCAGACCTGGTGGCGGCCGACCCGGTGGTGGCGTTCAAGACGGCGCTGTGGTTCTGGATGACCCCGCAGGCGAACAAGCCGTCGTCGCACGCGGTGATCACGGGGCGGTGGACGCCGACGGGCGCGGACAACGCGGCGGGCCGGGTGCCCGGGTACGGCGTGATCACCAACATCATCAACGGCGGGCTGGAGTGCGGGCGTGGGCAGGACCCCCGGGTGGTCGACCGGATCGGGTTCTACAAGCGCTACTGCGACGTCCTCGGCGTCGGCTACGGGAGCAACCTCGACTGCAACAGCCAGAGGCCGTTCACCAGCGGCGCCTCGGCTGGGCTCGCGGCGCAGTGA